AACGATTTCGTGTGAAAGATCGATAAAATGCTGCACCGAGGCACCGATGTTTATGCATGACATATCTTACATAAATGAAGTAATCAGAACAATTGAGTCGGAAGCAACAAGCACAATAGGCGCGTCATATCTTTGTGGAACAAATTTTATCGTGGAATCCCATATCGATGCTTGATTGATTGTTTGATAAGTAAGCAGAAGATAAGCGCAGGACATACAAAATAGTTCGGAATTAGAGATGTCGTTTTGGCATATGTGAATGAGATTACGCATATCGATTAAGGCGCGGGAAACGAGTTCGCAGTCATCGAGAGCATCGTCGATCAATATTTTCGACGGTCATCCTTTCCTTTCATTTTTCAATGATAAGCATAAAATACATGGATTAATTAAAGTAggcaattacttttttacaatcatgtattaaaataatacatttcgacacacataaaaaataaaaacgacaagatgttaattaattcgaaGAAAAAATACGATTTATATTTGACTCTTTAACGGTATACAGATTAGTGACAATTCGAGTGTTATCGTCGGACAAAATTCCGATGATTCAGAGTGCAGCGACGAAGACTGATAATAAAACACATACAACATTTCGTGTATTTCTAAAATAGAAGTGATCCCGGAATGTGTGATAGCAAGCACTCCACGTGGAAGGCTAATATTTAGAAGCGCGTGCGAGTGTAATCGCGACTGACTTAAATCGCAGTTTCCGACGGAATATAATTTCGCAAGTCCGATGATGTGGTGTCTAAcatctcttttctttcaatGCTAAACGTGACAGGCAATCTCTCGAGCGGATTTGTGCGTCTCGCGCGATCGCCTTGGGATCATTATTACGACGGTGCGTTGTAAATCAACGCTGTTGTCGTCGCGAGTTTATTTTCCGCCAATTCATATCCCACGAGATATCGCGCAGATATGTCGCAGATTCGATAATAATCTGTCTCAACTGTACTTCGATTTATCCGCACGCGCGTACGGAAGGAAAAAAACGAAGACAATTCGTTCCGATCCCCGGAAATCTATCAACGATATCGCGTTGCATTGTGCAAAAACAATCTTCGCTTATCTACCATACGCTCGTGCCTCGGATAATTAAAAGTGCATGGATAATTAAAACACCTACAAATCTACCAAGTACGtggtgtaaaaaaatgtaaaaataatggtGTCATCGATTTATCACTTGTTGACGTGCAGCAGCATCGTGTATCAGCATTAAATGCATATCTCGTAGGTTTTACTATAATAGATAAGGCATCCCCCCCGTCGGTGCTGCGCCTATCGGGCTTTCTTGATCGCGTTTTTGCCCCTTTCGCCGTTCGCGCAcgaataacgaaaaaaaaagagcaaagaGACGTCTGTCGATGAAAggaggaaaaaagaagaaagaagcaTTTACGAGAGGAATTTACGAGGTGCCGGTGTGTCTGTGTATGAAAACGTGTGATTACGCCACAATTGAGACGAAACGGGAAAAAGCGTCGcggcaattattattacataatgtttgatatcaataattaaagtttaatacaGAAACGTTTAATTACAATCTCGTAACGTACGTGGACCAAACAGAGAATCGCTGTCTCAATCTCGCGCGGTACCTCCTCCTTTCAATTATAGATCAATCAAGAACGCGCCTTtaccttttttctctctttatctttcttttccaCGGATGAAGACGAATCTCCCCGACTGGAGGAATTTTTCTCGTTCCCAAATGTGTCCTCTCGCGAAAATAAGCTCTCTCTCCgcaccgcgcgcgcgataatTATCGATCAAGCAAGTATAGTTTGGCGGTTTTCGTAAGACACGCGgcgaaattttcttttttgcgaGATTTTTGCAAGACGCGTGATTTCCGCCGTCCACTTTTCCTAAAgcaggaaaaagaaagagaaagacacTCGCGCATGGTTTTTCCCAGTGCACGAGGAAAGTTCGAGCGTAAAACTCGGTTACACAGTTTAACACTAGAAATGTCAAGCATGCAATTATCATATTgactatttctatttttttttagattaatgaTCTAAACATTAAGATTagtaatcttttaaattaatccaattatattttttagattaatccTATCTGTTGTGTACAAaagattctaaaattttatgactttcattacttatttcctgataaaatattaaatttgtcatCACTTTGTTCATTTTCATAACGATTCAATTGTAAGATTTTATGGTTTCATTTCTATGTCTTTTATTTCGATATGGagtaactttaatctcggctTAACTTGATATCGTTTTTAAGTTTTAggaactgaaaaaaataaaaagcagtTAAACTGAGATTACAGTTAATCGCTGGCAGAACTGATcgttaatgaataaaaaatattgatacttCGGGTGTTAATGAGAAATGGAATGGCCTCAGTCACGAGTACAGAATTTTCATTCATTGAACAACAACGAACGACCGTTCGAGGAAACTCGCACTGTTCCCGTCGTTATCTCTCATTTTAGTTTCACATGGATAACCTCGTGATTTTTGTGCAATAAAAGTAGATTTCCGTTCGCAAATTACAAATCAATTACTGACTAACTAGAAACTATTCCACTTACAGCAATAGATTGCGAATAATGTAATCAGATGGATAGATGCAGATCTAGCGACTGATTGATTAATCAATTACGcaacaaaatacaaatatgtagATAAGAATGTACATACGTCAGaatagataaaaatgaaaGGAATATCCGAGCAATATATTACGTATACGAAGATGTAAGTAGATAAGCTctgtttctaattaattttgaataaaacttttcaaCTCAACTTAAGAATATCTATTAACTTAAGCTTAACGTAATCTTTAATCATAACAGCCCGTTTCCTTTTTGAAACGTTGTGTAACCCCGGTGATTAgagaaattagaaattttttcatattttataagatttcagaaattataaaatagaaaatcttaaaaatcttagaatatttcagaaCTCACATATGtgaaaaattctaagaaaagaTCAGCATTTTCAGTATTTCTGAAGAGTGTTCCAGTTggtataaaaatgttgaaacttTATCCTAAGAAATGTGTACGTAATTTGCTACAAGTATAAGCAGTTAGTCCCGCGATCTCACTTTTACCTCGATAACGCgttcacgcacgcacgtacgtacgtacgtgcaTCAAACGTTTCCTATGTAAATAACGCGGCTAACGGGATTCTCCGGGGAGAATTTTTACGCGTTGGGCGCGTGCATCCTCGAAGATGTGCCGTCTAGGGCACCGACAAGGAAAGTTTGAAACCGCATACGAGGAAAGAATGGCAATCAACTATGGATGGTTGGATGAGTGATAGTCGAGCTGTCGGCGCTATGTAGGCAAAGGCCAAGCGAGAAAGATGTATCTTTGTCGATTCCGCGGATCTTAAGGGAGGTTGTGTTGTAACACGTAATCCTGGACGCGAAATCCTCGAGGAAACGGAAGACCAAGACATCGACTGAATGCACGCGGGAACCGGAAAATGCACTGGTACCTCTCTGTTGCGACGCGGCCGAGTCGCACCAGGTGCGTTCACCGAGAACACGGGGCATACCACTTCTCCGAGGTGCGTGTGCCATTGCGTATGTCGAGGCACGTATTTctgtacgtgcgtgcgtgatcGCATAGCAAACGGACAGCCGTGGAATAGAAAACGCACGGCTGAAGGTTCATTCACCAAACCGGGGAAGAAAACCGGGGCACAAAGGTTGACCGGATGATACCATTGCTTATGAAAAAGTCCCATCGCTTTACTATCGTGTTTTAttgaaatctaaaaaattataggaaAGAGTTGCCGTGttatttaagttatatatttcttttttggcACTGGCGCGTAAaccaataataatagaaattgtaACTTGATGTTTCAGATACTTattaccattttttaaatctttcccATCAATAACTTCAATAACATGATTTATTACAAGTCTTTCAGCTGCAAAAACATGCGCGAAATATCTTTGTATAGcaatattagattaaaaacaggtagatagaaaaataattttttttattaaaactgtgAGATATATCTCTCGCTAAATGGAGCTTCGTTTTGCGAATTACCGTTATCGCAACGTTTTGCCTGAGTCACGAGGTTCGATAGAACAGCAAAAGTAATATTCTGCAAAAACTTCGTCACGTGAACGATTTATTGGAAAAAGAAACCATTATGAAAAATGTACATCGGTAATAATGATGAAAGAAACGACAAATAATCGAATAATAAAGTCCTAGTCCAGATAAGTGAGGGGTAACACGATCTAATCTAACGCccaataaaacttaaaatctCGTGCATAAATTCAACTTCTACATAAACAAATAGATTCCATCATAAACCAAGTGTCCCCTTTTTGGCGATATATTGTAGAAGAGAGTAAagaatatagtataatatacacacacacacacacacacacactttattctcatatatatgataaaatagatTCCATCATAATACCTTGAGATTTACTTCTCGCAAGCTGCATTGCCTCccgattacattttaataattttaacaaataacaaaataatttttttaataaacaagttTAACGCGTTGTACGTAATTGGACACGCGGAAAGAACAGTTTTGctgaaatacttaaaatttaactagatACAGATcttctgaaaataattgtgttagaccatcaaaataattatgtaggataCTCAAAGCAGACTAATTActagaatgtcaaaactttttatagCATTGCTTATCATGCTTAAGCatcctatataattattttgatggtccaacaaaattattttctgatttGTATCTACTCATACAGAATGATTGCAACAgcattgcagaaatatttcatataagaTTGCAACATTGCGAAATGTTGTAGCAATGGTAAAATGTCTACTTTTAGAAATTGCAATGTTACAGTATAATGGCTTGTCTGTTAGAACTCGCCTCAATCGATTAAATTTGGAATTAATAACGTAGAACTCGCGAAATTGTTGATTGCAGGCGGCCGATTAGCGCAACGATGGATATTCGCTATCATGGGATTTTTGGCGATCCTGAATGCCTATACCATGAGAATCTGTCTCTCGATCACTATTACAGAGATGGCGATTCCAATAGAGCATAATTACACAGTCGATCACACTTGTCCTGCGGAACCATCAATTAAAAACGAGACTAAGGTGGATCCCAATCGATACGACTGGGATGAACGTACACAGGTAAAAGATACACAAAATCATAccttattaataatatcaagatcatactatttaataatttttaatgattaataacatcagaaaaatatcaattgctgagttattaaaaaaatattctttgtaaaGACACACCAGTTATAcacttaaaagaagaaaattaaaactgaGTAATCACTTTTCTTAGCgctaaaatgatttatttgtacatatctTTAGGTTTTACCTTCACTTTAATTTTCGCTCTTGCTTTTCGCATTTCTTtacttatttatctttattttgtctccatatttttttctttcatctgTTTCAGGGTCTTATTCTCTCGTCCTTTTACTGGGGTTACGTCATCACGCATCTGCCGGGCGGGATGCTATCTGAAAGATTCGGTGGCAAGTACACCCTCGGTGTCGGCATCCTCTCGACAGCAATATTCACCTTGCTGACACCGGTAGTGGTTAAATGGGGTGAGGCAACCGGTCTGATCGTGTTGAGGATTCTCATGGGTCTTGGCGAGGGCACGACCTTCCCGGCGTTAAACGCCATGTTGGCGCAGTGGACACCGCCGGAAGAGAGGTCGGTGATCGGCTCGCTAGTGTTCGCCGGAGCCCAGCTGGGCACAGTGTTCGCCAACGTGGTGTCCGGCTTAATCCTGCACGATTTCGAATGGCCCACGGTCTTCTATGTATTCGGCGGCATCGGTGTGCTGTGGTTCGTCGTGTTTGTCCTAATCTGCTACAACAATCCGGACGAGCATCCGTTCATCTCCAATCGTGAGCGCAAGTACCTGCACGAGCGTATGAACGAGCACACTCACAAGACACCACCGCCCGTGCCCTGGCGACACATGCTGCGCTCGGCACCCGTCTGGGCCTTGATCACCGCCCAGATCGGCCACGACTGGGGTTTCTTCACTCTGGTCACCGATCTGCCCAAGTACATGAGCAGCGTGCTTAAATACACCATCAAGAGCAACGGGTTTGTCTCAGCGTTGCCCTATCTCGTCATGTGGTTCAGCAGCTTAGGGTCGTCCTATCTGGCTGACTGGATGATCACCAAGGGCGTTATGTCGCGCACCAACGTGAGGAAACTCGGCACCACGATCGCCTCTATAGGCCCGGGCGTCTTCATCATTGCCGCCTCGTACTCCAAATGCGACCGAACGCTAGTGGTAACCATGTTCACCATCGGCATGGCTCTGATGGGTATGTAGATGCAAATTGACGCGCGGGAAAAAGAGATCAATACAGTAAAATTATAGCTTGCTAAGCAAGTTATTACGAACATTTATACGGGAAAAATGgttttgcagaaaataatggATTTTGTTCTGACAGAATAATTACCTAGAACGCTCAAGCATGATGCTGCAACAAATTTTGACTCTAACAACTAGTTTGAGcgtcttatataattattttgacaaaatcaCTTACGCgtttagctaaatttttagtaaaaccGTTCTTTAGTAAAACCGTGTAACTCAACAGATCTAATAATCTagcaaagaaaagaaatattaatcaatcaatttttttgcgcATCCATCTCTCACAGTGTTACATACTTTCATCTTCATTGGTAAAGtttctttatcattttaacatttgtttttattttactgtatCAAGGTACTTTCTACCCTGGAATGAAAGTCAACGGGTTAGATCTCAGCCCCAATTATTCCGGCACCTTGATGGCACTGGTGAATGGAATTGGCGCCTTTACCGGTATCATCACACCGTACATTGTCGGCGAGTTGGCGCATCAGCAAACGCTCATGCAGTGGCGAACCGTCTTCTGGATCGTGCTGGGCGTCTTCATCGTGACGAACATAATCTTCGTCATATACGCTAGCGGCGAGGTTGAATACTGGAACGATCCCGATTTCGTTATACGAGATCGGGAGGAGAGGAAGCTCAAGAAGAAGGACGAGATGGCGGAGACAAGGGCGGAATCGATAGCGGAAAAATCATGAGATTGCACGTGACACGGGCTTTTCCTCTTCGTGATGTCCG
This DNA window, taken from Monomorium pharaonis isolate MP-MQ-018 chromosome 6, ASM1337386v2, whole genome shotgun sequence, encodes the following:
- the LOC105831269 gene encoding putative inorganic phosphate cotransporter, producing the protein MISAWKACCGRLAQRWIFAIMGFLAILNAYTMRICLSITITEMAIPIEHNYTVDHTCPAEPSIKNETKVDPNRYDWDERTQGLILSSFYWGYVITHLPGGMLSERFGGKYTLGVGILSTAIFTLLTPVVVKWGEATGLIVLRILMGLGEGTTFPALNAMLAQWTPPEERSVIGSLVFAGAQLGTVFANVVSGLILHDFEWPTVFYVFGGIGVLWFVVFVLICYNNPDEHPFISNRERKYLHERMNEHTHKTPPPVPWRHMLRSAPVWALITAQIGHDWGFFTLVTDLPKYMSSVLKYTIKSNGFVSALPYLVMWFSSLGSSYLADWMITKGVMSRTNVRKLGTTIASIGPGVFIIAASYSKCDRTLVVTMFTIGMALMGTFYPGMKVNGLDLSPNYSGTLMALVNGIGAFTGIITPYIVGELAHQQTLMQWRTVFWIVLGVFIVTNIIFVIYASGEVEYWNDPDFVIRDREERKLKKKDEMAETRAESIAEKS